ggtaatgtcccgaccaattaggttaattccgctgctaattatgctttaattattgaattagaggtcggggcgttacaagggatcacaagggaacctacggccgtcgtggtcaaacataattgcactccctttatgtcacgataaccgggttttgtcagtttttctcattgtcgttaaaaactgaatggcgactcctatattactagtcaattgggtgtaaactcacaggaaatccaattacacttgattgaataaaaagaatcgtcacacccacgagggacgaggtcacgcattagcctcgtgctttttcgaccccctcacataggTAAGTgtgtgtgagaaataatataatattggtaagaatttccatttatagaaacggtcaagtattaagggacgacccgaaaagaaaagcggtgcgagtattaagggacggagggagtattgctTTTATAGAATACGCCAATAGGCCCAATGTTTATCATAGACACATTTTCAAAAAATGATTTgttgtaatattttattcaaaccATTAAATAATAGCaaatatatttactcaataCTTTTGTCAAATTAGCTATTAAGTATAAATCATTTCCTAACATATtatacatttatttttttctaaccATATTGCATATTAGATAGTTAAATGGGTATATTAGATAGTTAAATGGGTTAACTTTAGGAGAATAAGTATTTCAGTATATGTGCATGCATGTACGTGATCTAATCTAATAAaatagtcttatatgcacgcgatgggTGTGAATATAAAAAACAGatttgtgttattacatttaaaccTAAAATAACAAGTAAAAAGTTAAGCAACATATAAGTTAGATAGAGCCGAACGCATATaaacaaattgattaaaatggtaagaatttgTTTAAGGgcctagattgattaaaatgcttcTTTGAACTTCCTTTTAGGTAGGTTgtcattatattttttattctatAAGTGTGAAAGGTATTTTAATAATCCAATGGAGACACTAAAAGTGGAATTACCCACCTCtttacttatataatagagatttatCCTAGGCtccaaaatatgaatactccgtataacatatatatttttggaaaatgaatACACTAAAATTGGGATAGTTTTCTCTCAAGGTTGTATCCCAATTTATCCAAAATTAGGATGGTCTTACCGAAAAGACCACTTTCATCGCTTAACTAAgtggtttcattgtttaactaattgatttaattgtttaactaattgatttaattgtttaatttatATGACACTAAGGTGATCTTTGTGTAAGACcacttatataaaagtttataTTTTTTCATAATCTCGCAATTACCGATACATAACTtctaaaaaatgaaaaagtaaACTAGAAATGAACTTGGATTCATCGACCTATAAAGTACATAAAAACTGAAAACAAACATGATAACGTTTAATCTTGTTGGATTCATGTTGAGGTGTAGTTGCTAAATAAGTATTTCCTCATTTTTCAGATTACAATATAAGTTGATCAATAAAAGTATAAAACGGATAATAGTTTTTGTTAAGGTATACTTCAGAGCTTAGATCATGCAGTATGTTCAAGAACACGATTAGTTAATTGTTTTTTAGATTATTATATACACAAAACTCAATTGTGATGTTTTTATTTTACTCTGCGCAATTTTCATCTTGCCATGTTTCGAGGGACGTGCctcttttgtaatttttatgaagaAATTTATaacggaaatttcatgaaatgccctcgagttttgccataattcaccaaacgcccatcaagtttcaataattcataaaatacccctcacaattcgtacaaatacccaacatacccttactaataacgggtcgttagtccgccgttagccaagtttccaattcacccaaatgcccctattctaaaacttatttcaccaaatgcccctattatgaaacttatttcaccaaatgccccaaatttaaatatagctattATGATGTTccgacggctagtttttgtgtttgaaaagtgattcttggtcatggttggctaaaaaaacccctttgctgaatggttcttgtattttagatgttattttactttactttgctaatttcataagatttgtgtcatgagttttctttcaaaatcatcttccacacccaatgagtccacatatattagggtacctaacaaattttgttattttggtAGGAATAGAGGTTGAAGTGGTGTTCCACAAGCTCTTCTGGATAGCTGCTAATGCCTTTTGGGGTAGTTTTTTGCACATCTGTTTTGATCTTGCACATATTCATTGAGTAGAAAATATATAACATTAAAAGTAGTTGGTGCAAAGATGTTTTGTAAGTGAAGCTAAAAACAGGAATGCTTCCCAGTTTGGTAATTTGTGCAGATTATGCAacaccaattatttatgaaatgtgaatttgtttctcattatttgtgtttacttcatgattacaaacagtaaaattacaaacatcaatatccccatttgtattacaactttgactactttttgttgttgttttagcttcttcttcatttgcttcaattcttcttgcatcttactgtttcgcctgttttcaatactttctccttcgtctaagcttcccccgcattgtccttcgtgttgttgccccttgttttcttgctcaactactcccttgtaccatctcagattgtttcaaggatcacacttgtagtacaacctttgtggattgagtgttatatcagagcttcgaatgacaaatttcttaccacaataacaaaatttggtaggtactctaatatatgtggactcattgggtgtggatgatgattttgaaagaaaactcatgacaaaaatcttatgaaattagcaatgcaaatcaaaataacatctaacttacaagaaccattcagcaaaggggcttttatagtcaaccgtgaccaacagctacctttcaaacacaaaaactagtcgctgaaacatcaaaatagctatatttaagtttggggcatttggtggaaataagtttcacaataggggcatttggtgaaataagtttcagaataggggcatttgggtgaattggaaacttggctaacggcagactaacggtccgttattagtaagggtatgttgggtatttgtacgaattgtgaggggtattttatgaattattgaaacttgatgggcgtttggtgaattatggcaaaactcgggggcatttcatgaaatatccgaatTTATAATCTTTCCACATCCCATATTATGCCACGTGTCTATCACATTCTGAACCCACAAATGGACACGTAGCATATGTTGAAacaccaccccccccccccccccccccccccaaacctTGTATAAATTCCTCTTGAACCTTGTATAATTCCTCCATCTTCCGTAAAGaaaaaatacaacaaaaatGGAATTGACATTGTGTAACCTCAAAAGCCAAAAGTACAACTATGTATCGGCAATAGTTTCCACAACCAAACAGCCCCCAATGAAATGGGTCCCACCCCAGAAAATAGGATGGAATACTAAAAGGGGAGCTAGGGTCAAGTGTGGGAAGAACACGAAGTTAGTGGTGGAATTGGAGAAAGAATTGAAGGAGATAGAGAATGAAGGGAGGGAAGAAGGAGGATCAACGGTGGTGGAATTGCTGGAGTGTTTAGAAAGAGAAGCAATCATGGGTGAT
This sequence is a window from Spinacia oleracea cultivar Varoflay chromosome 1, BTI_SOV_V1, whole genome shotgun sequence. Protein-coding genes within it:
- the LOC110805297 gene encoding uncharacterized protein yields the protein MELTLCNLKSQKYNYVSAIVSTTKQPPMKWVPPQKIGWNTKRGARVKCGKNTKLVVELEKELKEIENEGREEGGSTVVELLECLEREAIMGDDEGREPNDYNRRAQIFDKSSKVFKELRNANSDQ